GGAGCAGAATATTTCTTTATCTGTAGGCATTAGCTTTGTAGTGCTCCTTATCACCAGGAATTATTACATTGTGGTCAGCATGACCATTGCTCTGCATGACAAATGTTAATGTTTGATCGGAGCTATAAAGCCGGCGATTACATCACCTTCCCTGATAAATGAATGAATTTAAGCTGCGGCTCTGCGGAGGATCTCATTCATTTCAGCGCTCCCTTTCCCTCTCTTCGTAGCTGAAGCCCTCTCCCCAGAATGTCTTTCGCTGGAACCTATGAGCTGCAGACCCAGGAAAATTTTGAGCCTTTCATGAAAGCCATTGGTAAGTGGCAATGACTCTGGATGAAGTCCAGCAATACCTTAAAGGGTTTCTAGGACCTTGTGGAACCTCTAAATTGATTTTCAATGTTCTTGGTTTCAGGTCTTCCTGACGAAACTATTCAGAAGGGAAAAGACATCAAGAGTGTAACCAAGATTGAGCAGAATGGAAATCACTTTAAGGTGACGGTGACCACAGGCCCCAAGGTCCTACACAATGAATTCAACATCGGGGAAGAGACAGAACTTCATACACTTACAGAAGAGAAAATTAAGGTAAGGATATAAACGTTTTAAAGGGAGGCTTGGTTGTTTAGGATTAGAGGAAAAACGTGTCGATCCCTTTAAATTTGAACCTTTTAAGATGATACTGAGGTCCTCAGCACTGGAAATTATACATAAATAATCATCATGGGGCAGGAAGCTTTTAGAATTATTGTTACTGAAAATGAACCCTTTAACCGGCCTGAAATGGCTGgtaacagagaacaaaggactgCTATTTCAGCTATATCTTCTTTTCAGAAAAGGACTGTGCTGAATATTAaatgggttgttcaccaaaatttttctctttcaaattgaCATGTGTCAGAAAGtgtgagagatttgtaatttacttctataaaaaaaatctcaagtattcaagtacttatcagctgctgtgtgccctgcaggaagtggtattatttcatgtctggagagcaggagaggttttttatgtggatttgctgctgctctggacagttcctgacttggacagaggtggc
Above is a window of Dendropsophus ebraccatus isolate aDenEbr1 chromosome 7, aDenEbr1.pat, whole genome shotgun sequence DNA encoding:
- the LOC138796721 gene encoding fatty acid-binding protein 1, liver-like produces the protein MSFAGTYELQTQENFEPFMKAIGLPDETIQKGKDIKSVTKIEQNGNHFKVTVTTGPKVLHNEFNIGEETELHTLTEEKIKSTVNIVDGKLVVQLKAVTSVTEISGDILTNVMTLKDLVYKRVSKRVA